A window of the Pyxidicoccus trucidator genome harbors these coding sequences:
- a CDS encoding DUF6986 family protein: MKTTLTPASLASAREALRLANTRFERAYPGESPRRQPVHVVYGGAHLFRATTARKLGDLALAALKEYAPDAAELAHGLGLPQRGRFAQRVYGRVVDKLEREPVEDLRVDFEDGYGHRPDAEEDGHAVSAAEEMARGLEQGSLPPFIGIRVKSFTEELFERSSRTLDLFVTTLLERSGGKLPPSFVVTLPKVTMPEQVATLARILEVLETERGLPTGSVGMELMVETPQALFDLEGRLHLPRLVAASAGRCTSVHLGVYDYTAALSVSAHAQSMLHPACDFLRDVVQVSLAGTGVMLADGATHVMPVPPHRAQGEAGVLPTQRRENMEAVHRVWQLSYRHIRHSLERAWYQGWDLHPGQFPVRYAAVYAFFLEGLDAASRRLKAFMEKAAQATLVGDVFDDAATGQGLLNFFLRGLSCGALNQDEVLAAGLTLEELRSRSFRAIVESRRARASGG, translated from the coding sequence GTCGCCCCGCCGGCAGCCCGTGCACGTGGTGTACGGGGGCGCCCACCTCTTCCGCGCGACGACGGCGCGAAAGCTGGGGGACCTGGCGCTCGCGGCGCTGAAGGAGTACGCCCCGGACGCGGCCGAGCTGGCCCATGGCCTGGGGCTGCCCCAGCGGGGCCGCTTCGCCCAGCGCGTCTACGGGCGCGTGGTGGACAAGCTCGAGCGCGAGCCGGTGGAGGACCTGCGCGTCGACTTCGAGGACGGCTACGGCCACCGCCCCGACGCAGAGGAGGACGGGCACGCCGTCTCCGCCGCCGAGGAGATGGCGCGAGGCCTGGAGCAGGGCTCACTGCCGCCGTTCATCGGCATCCGGGTCAAGTCCTTCACCGAGGAGCTGTTCGAGCGGTCGTCGCGCACGCTGGACTTGTTCGTCACCACGCTGCTGGAGCGCTCGGGCGGGAAGCTGCCGCCCTCCTTCGTCGTCACGCTGCCCAAGGTGACGATGCCGGAGCAGGTGGCCACCCTCGCGCGCATCCTGGAGGTGCTGGAGACGGAGCGCGGCCTGCCGACGGGCTCGGTGGGCATGGAGCTGATGGTGGAGACGCCCCAGGCCCTGTTCGATTTGGAAGGGCGGCTGCACCTGCCCCGGCTGGTGGCGGCGAGCGCGGGACGCTGCACCAGCGTGCACCTGGGCGTGTACGACTACACCGCCGCGCTCAGCGTCAGCGCCCACGCGCAGAGCATGCTGCACCCCGCCTGTGACTTCCTGCGGGACGTGGTGCAGGTGTCGCTCGCCGGCACCGGCGTCATGCTGGCCGACGGCGCCACCCACGTCATGCCCGTGCCACCGCACAGGGCGCAGGGCGAGGCCGGGGTGCTGCCCACGCAGCGGCGGGAGAACATGGAGGCGGTGCACCGGGTGTGGCAGCTCTCGTACCGGCACATCCGGCACTCGCTGGAGCGCGCGTGGTACCAGGGGTGGGACTTGCACCCGGGGCAGTTCCCCGTGCGCTACGCGGCCGTGTATGCGTTCTTCCTGGAGGGGCTGGATGCCGCCTCTCGCCGGCTGAAGGCATTCATGGAGAAGGCCGCGCAGGCCACGCTGGTGGGCGACGTGTTCGACGACGCGGCCACCGGACAGGGACTGCTCAACTTCTTCCTGCGCGGGCTGAGCTGCGGTGCGCTCAACCAGGACGAGGTGCTGGCCGCCGGCCTCACGCTGGAGGAGCTGCGCAGCCGCTCCTTCCGCGCCATCGTCGAGTCACGCCGGGCCCGCGCCTCAGGAGGGTGA
- a CDS encoding MarR family winged helix-turn-helix transcriptional regulator: MSELSMEVRVQVARLRNLIIDVARCGALSSPLGALPHTELDPMEVQALWWLKAESLLPVNVLADRLGGIALPRLSRLLDRLEDAKLVQRERSVRHDRRRVRVRLTEQGRALAEQADSVVQERMAKLLLPLGGEQRSELMDMLEGWVQAMGCWNRAEEQAATEETEAEAPDTAEVSASRTSAPRPMLTRAEPDAITANAA; this comes from the coding sequence ATGTCCGAACTCTCGATGGAAGTGCGGGTGCAGGTCGCGAGGTTGCGGAATCTCATCATCGACGTAGCGCGCTGCGGCGCGCTGAGCAGCCCCCTGGGCGCGCTGCCTCACACGGAGTTGGACCCCATGGAGGTCCAGGCCCTCTGGTGGCTGAAGGCGGAGAGCCTCCTGCCCGTCAACGTCCTCGCCGACCGCCTCGGCGGCATCGCCCTTCCCCGCCTCAGCCGCCTGTTGGACCGGCTGGAGGACGCGAAGCTCGTCCAGCGCGAGCGCTCGGTGCGGCATGACCGGCGGCGCGTGCGCGTGCGCCTCACCGAGCAGGGCCGCGCCCTGGCGGAACAGGCGGACTCCGTGGTGCAGGAGCGCATGGCGAAGCTGCTGCTGCCGCTCGGAGGAGAGCAGCGCAGCGAGCTGATGGACATGCTGGAGGGCTGGGTGCAGGCGATGGGCTGCTGGAACCGCGCCGAGGAGCAGGCCGCCACCGAGGAGACCGAGGCGGAGGCTCCCGACACCGCCGAGGTATCGGCGTCGAGGACCAGCGCGCCGCGGCCCATGCTCACGCGCGCCGAGCCTGACGCCATCACCGCCAACGCGGCCTGA
- a CDS encoding alpha/beta hydrolase, translating to MEAPLPGVRTHIPPSPPSRCWRWLALGLTALMLAGCSQGGSSAPDARKLTLTPCRLKGLASQALCGTYEVYEDRAAKTGRKIPLRVVVVPALASQAEPDPLVLLAGGPGQAATRVQVLLALDRIRRKRDIVLVDQRGTGDSNPLECEPHPLEEGLAARFADTGAVEKLRKCREGWAADVRHYTTPIAMEDLDEVRAALGYDKVNLWGVSYGTRAALVYMRQHPERVRTAILDGVAPMSLYLPLNAPRDGQRALESLLAHCEKDATCAKAYPDLRPRTEALLEKLEAEPARVRVPHPRTGVPEDLVLSRRAFLSELFSHLYSPEVASLVPLMLDTATRGEWAPFVALSVGLSESSGHTVSHGLYYAIVCAEDAPFFDAAAVEREAKGTWFGPDMGREVLDVCQGWPRATLPKGYREAVVSDVPTLLLSGELDPVTPPAWAEDAKRTLKNGLHVVVPGVGHNTLGADCARSLMVDLLTRGSVEGLTPACGSSLTRPPFFTSFAGPVP from the coding sequence ATGGAGGCACCCTTGCCCGGGGTCCGGACACACATCCCCCCCTCTCCTCCTTCCAGGTGCTGGCGGTGGCTGGCCCTGGGGCTCACGGCGCTGATGCTGGCGGGCTGCTCGCAAGGTGGCTCCTCGGCTCCGGATGCGCGGAAGCTGACGCTGACGCCCTGTCGGCTGAAGGGGCTGGCCAGCCAGGCGCTTTGCGGCACGTACGAGGTGTACGAGGACCGCGCCGCGAAGACGGGCCGGAAGATACCCCTGCGCGTGGTGGTGGTGCCGGCGCTGGCCTCGCAGGCGGAGCCGGACCCGCTGGTGCTGCTGGCGGGAGGCCCGGGCCAGGCGGCGACGCGCGTGCAGGTGCTGCTCGCGCTGGACCGCATCCGCCGCAAGCGCGACATCGTCCTGGTGGACCAGCGCGGCACCGGGGACTCGAACCCGCTGGAGTGCGAGCCGCACCCGCTGGAAGAAGGGCTGGCGGCGCGCTTCGCCGACACCGGCGCGGTGGAGAAGCTGCGCAAGTGTCGCGAGGGTTGGGCCGCGGACGTGCGCCACTACACCACGCCCATCGCCATGGAGGACCTGGACGAGGTGCGCGCGGCGCTGGGCTACGACAAGGTGAACCTGTGGGGCGTGTCCTACGGCACGCGCGCGGCGCTGGTGTACATGCGCCAGCACCCGGAGCGCGTGCGCACCGCGATTCTGGACGGCGTGGCGCCCATGAGCCTGTACCTGCCGCTGAACGCGCCCCGCGACGGGCAGCGCGCGCTGGAGTCGCTGCTGGCCCACTGTGAGAAGGACGCGACGTGCGCGAAGGCATACCCGGACCTGCGGCCTCGCACGGAGGCGCTGCTGGAGAAGCTGGAAGCGGAGCCCGCGCGCGTCCGCGTGCCCCACCCGCGCACCGGCGTGCCGGAGGATCTGGTCCTCTCGCGCCGGGCCTTCCTCTCGGAGCTGTTCAGCCACCTCTACAGCCCGGAGGTGGCATCGCTGGTGCCGCTGATGTTGGACACGGCGACGCGCGGCGAGTGGGCGCCCTTCGTGGCGCTGAGCGTGGGCCTGTCGGAGAGCTCGGGCCACACGGTGAGCCATGGCCTCTACTACGCCATCGTCTGCGCGGAGGACGCGCCCTTCTTCGACGCGGCGGCGGTGGAGCGCGAGGCGAAGGGGACGTGGTTCGGCCCGGACATGGGCCGCGAGGTGCTCGACGTCTGCCAGGGCTGGCCGCGCGCGACGCTGCCCAAAGGCTACCGCGAGGCGGTGGTGTCGGACGTGCCCACGCTGCTGCTGTCGGGAGAGCTGGACCCGGTGACGCCGCCCGCCTGGGCCGAGGACGCGAAGCGCACGCTGAAGAATGGCCTGCACGTGGTGGTGCCCGGCGTGGGCCACAACACGCTGGGCGCGGACTGCGCGCGCTCGCTGATGGTCGACTTGCTGACGCGAGGGAGCGTGGAGGGGCTGACGCCCGCCTGCGGCTCGAGCCTCACGCGGCCTCCCTTCTTCACCTCCTTCGCCGGGCCGGTGCCTTGA
- a CDS encoding ATP-binding cassette domain-containing protein, protein MIEARNLHKRFGRVTAVEDVSFTAEDGVITGLLGPNGAGKTTTMRMLYTLVRPDGGTALVDGVDVVQRPQDARRALGVLPDARGLYPRLTAREHARYYGELHGLSGAALDRRVDELLELLDMRDIADRRTEGFSQGERVKVALARALVHGPRNVLLDEPTNGLDVMSTRAVRSLLRRLKAEGRCVVFSSHVMQEVAALCDRIVVVAHGRVVADGTPDALRASTGKDSLEEAFVATIGSEQGLMQ, encoded by the coding sequence ATGATTGAAGCCAGGAACCTGCACAAGCGCTTCGGCCGGGTGACGGCGGTGGAGGACGTGTCCTTCACCGCGGAGGACGGCGTGATTACGGGCCTGCTGGGCCCCAACGGCGCCGGCAAGACGACGACGATGCGCATGCTCTACACGCTGGTGCGGCCCGACGGGGGCACCGCGCTGGTGGACGGCGTGGACGTGGTGCAGCGGCCTCAGGACGCGCGCCGGGCGCTGGGAGTCCTGCCGGACGCGCGCGGCCTCTACCCGCGCCTCACCGCCCGTGAGCACGCGCGCTACTACGGCGAGCTGCATGGGCTGTCCGGCGCGGCGCTGGACAGGCGCGTGGACGAGCTGCTGGAGCTGCTGGACATGCGGGACATCGCGGACCGGCGCACCGAGGGCTTCAGCCAGGGCGAGCGGGTGAAGGTGGCGCTGGCGCGCGCGCTGGTGCACGGGCCGCGCAACGTGCTGCTGGACGAGCCCACCAACGGCCTGGACGTCATGAGCACCCGCGCGGTGCGCTCGCTGCTGCGGCGGCTGAAGGCCGAGGGGCGGTGCGTGGTGTTCTCCAGCCACGTCATGCAGGAGGTGGCCGCGCTGTGTGACCGCATCGTCGTGGTGGCGCATGGCCGGGTGGTGGCGGACGGCACGCCGGACGCGCTGCGGGCGAGCACCGGCAAGGACAGCCTGGAGGAGGCCTTCGTGGCCACCATCGGCAGCGAGCAGGGGCTGATGCAATGA
- a CDS encoding LEA type 2 family protein, translated as MPTMKRALLVLAVLSLTTLSGCAALQNLLKGAFKKPTLTFKTARLSSASLSDATVDLVYEVNNPNGFGLDLASVDYSFFVEGKQVVAGKPKKGLSLKSNGKSELVFPANVKFADIVPVVETFLNKDRAGYKAEGSVGIKTPIGVLKFPLSKEGTFEVPKIPQVSFQAPRIKGISGTSATVEFPLEIKNRNSFPLPVAGITGALKVAGANVGTLSTGNLGLLDGSGTKQVTLPLTINLLNVASAAMALRSGGNAQVKLDGKLTSDAQSVPLNLSQLVNFVK; from the coding sequence ATGCCCACGATGAAACGCGCCCTCCTCGTCCTGGCCGTCCTCTCCCTCACCACGCTGAGTGGCTGCGCCGCGCTCCAGAACCTCCTGAAGGGGGCCTTCAAGAAGCCCACCCTCACCTTCAAGACGGCCCGGCTCTCCAGCGCGTCCCTGTCCGACGCCACCGTCGACCTCGTCTACGAGGTGAACAACCCCAACGGCTTCGGGCTGGACCTGGCCTCGGTGGACTACTCCTTCTTCGTCGAGGGCAAGCAGGTGGTGGCCGGCAAGCCGAAGAAGGGCCTGTCGCTCAAGTCCAATGGCAAGAGCGAGCTGGTGTTCCCCGCCAACGTGAAGTTCGCGGACATCGTCCCCGTGGTGGAGACCTTCCTCAACAAGGACAGGGCCGGCTACAAGGCCGAGGGCAGCGTGGGCATCAAGACGCCCATCGGCGTGCTCAAGTTCCCCCTGTCGAAGGAGGGCACCTTCGAGGTGCCCAAGATTCCGCAGGTCTCCTTCCAGGCGCCCCGCATCAAGGGCATCAGCGGCACCAGCGCCACGGTGGAGTTCCCGCTCGAAATCAAGAACCGCAACAGCTTCCCGCTGCCGGTGGCCGGGATTACGGGCGCCCTGAAGGTGGCCGGGGCGAATGTGGGCACCCTGTCCACAGGCAACCTGGGCCTGCTGGACGGCAGCGGGACGAAGCAGGTGACGCTGCCGCTCACCATCAACCTCCTGAACGTCGCCTCGGCCGCCATGGCCCTGCGCTCGGGTGGCAACGCCCAGGTGAAGCTGGACGGAAAGCTCACCTCGGACGCCCAGTCCGTGCCGCTGAACCTCAGTCAGCTCGTGAACTTCGTGAAGTGA
- a CDS encoding DUF2378 family protein, whose protein sequence is MSRAMVFECLFLKGLNADGALAGLLRAEGVDVHSLEREYPIRVLNRCVDVTCAHLYPDLPIEDARLRLGRSFVQGFVQTLMGRVVAAGLPMLGPVRYLKRFPDHVLLDDSPLKVALVQLGERTFRMEFRNDFQVMSGFMSGVLLEWLKLARAEATITSERHSPMSFDLHITW, encoded by the coding sequence ATGAGCCGCGCAATGGTGTTCGAGTGCCTCTTCCTCAAGGGGCTGAACGCGGACGGAGCGCTCGCGGGCCTGCTGCGCGCCGAGGGCGTGGATGTGCACTCCCTGGAGAGGGAGTACCCCATCCGGGTGCTCAACCGGTGCGTGGACGTCACCTGCGCGCACCTGTACCCGGACCTGCCGATTGAAGATGCGCGGCTGAGGCTGGGCCGCAGCTTCGTGCAGGGCTTCGTCCAGACGCTGATGGGCCGGGTGGTGGCGGCGGGCCTGCCCATGCTGGGCCCGGTGCGCTACCTCAAGCGCTTCCCGGACCACGTGCTGTTAGACGACTCCCCGCTGAAGGTGGCGCTGGTGCAGCTGGGAGAGCGCACCTTCCGCATGGAGTTCCGCAACGACTTCCAGGTGATGTCGGGCTTCATGTCGGGCGTCCTGCTGGAGTGGCTGAAGCTGGCGCGCGCCGAGGCGACGATTACTTCCGAGCGCCACTCCCCCATGAGTTTCGATCTGCACATCACCTGGTAG
- a CDS encoding DUF2804 domain-containing protein encodes MTPEREASLPPAPASVASARGEPRFGTYQGELPEVDLPKLQGQWSPTRTTRLLKRKRWHYTFAATPEVAALFAVVDLGYTASAFAVALDLRERRPLCDVSFLGAPGPMVELGDKPGAGLNACFRTLGGKLSVRRGEEDERYRVEVDVSRLRTGSLQSFQWAGDLLVAGGPPALTVIAPVEGDGLVNVTMKRNGLLTFGSLEAGGKRFRLDGGVGGMDYTQGYLARHTAWRWAFAAGRLADGTPVGINLVEGFNESSDVANENALWLGDRLYPLARARFEYNAKELMEPWRLTTVDGAVDLRFQPFYVHREERDLRLVVSHFAQPVGFFAGTVKVGARTLELSNVPGVTEDQDMLW; translated from the coding sequence ATGACGCCTGAGCGAGAAGCCTCCCTTCCTCCCGCCCCCGCCTCCGTGGCCTCGGCGCGGGGCGAGCCCCGATTTGGCACCTACCAGGGCGAGCTGCCCGAGGTGGACCTTCCCAAGCTGCAGGGGCAGTGGTCCCCGACGCGCACCACGCGGCTGCTCAAGCGCAAGCGCTGGCACTACACCTTCGCGGCCACGCCGGAGGTGGCGGCCCTCTTCGCGGTGGTGGACCTGGGCTACACGGCGAGCGCCTTCGCGGTGGCGTTGGATTTGCGCGAGCGCCGGCCGCTGTGTGACGTGAGCTTCCTGGGCGCGCCCGGGCCCATGGTGGAGCTGGGAGACAAACCCGGGGCGGGGCTCAACGCGTGCTTCCGGACGCTGGGGGGCAAGCTGTCGGTGCGGCGCGGCGAGGAGGACGAGCGCTACCGGGTGGAGGTGGACGTCAGCCGGCTTCGCACCGGCAGCCTCCAGTCCTTCCAGTGGGCCGGGGACTTGCTGGTGGCCGGCGGCCCTCCCGCGCTGACGGTGATTGCGCCGGTGGAGGGTGACGGGCTGGTGAATGTCACCATGAAGCGCAATGGCCTGCTGACCTTCGGCAGCCTGGAGGCGGGTGGGAAGCGCTTCCGGCTGGATGGCGGCGTGGGCGGCATGGACTACACGCAGGGCTACCTCGCACGGCACACGGCGTGGCGCTGGGCCTTCGCCGCGGGACGGCTGGCGGACGGGACGCCGGTGGGCATCAACCTCGTGGAGGGCTTCAACGAGAGCTCGGACGTGGCGAATGAGAATGCGCTGTGGCTCGGGGACCGGCTGTATCCGCTGGCGCGGGCGCGCTTCGAGTACAACGCGAAGGAGCTGATGGAGCCGTGGCGACTGACGACGGTGGATGGCGCGGTGGACCTGCGCTTCCAGCCGTTCTACGTCCACCGCGAGGAGCGGGACTTGCGCCTCGTGGTGAGCCACTTCGCGCAGCCGGTGGGCTTCTTCGCGGGCACGGTGAAGGTGGGCGCGCGCACGCTGGAGTTGTCCAACGTGCCCGGCGTCACCGAGGACCAGGACATGCTGTGGTGA
- a CDS encoding zinc ribbon domain-containing protein produces the protein MLCSHCGQPLPANPGPACPHCGTNVPSANSPVEDAADTARRTAEAAGRAVQNLLEDPRLRERLPGGSLPLLGSGLVATAVLLPALPVIGGTIGLPWSVVMLAGSVLLGAREWRAAGRPVPPFLERLAQVASHPAFLPLFTGLTLTFAFLALGLGLVPVLWLGAAVVLGYVQWRVFQASPSSAPELRPRPGAARFKRFVLAGAAACAVSLLFSWGSGVGGWASLGGYGYEVSRVTEMDRSGRPTGSSWDEWNYGWRSNPSYTPYVYRTSGRARAGAPLAVMSLLALALLALVPRARAAVAPLLPLGLAVLLTVWGLLGLSARLGPWLFLLGVLAIDVAVVREFMQTRGAGGSGTPDGTGTPGAGPGPAAP, from the coding sequence ATGCTCTGCTCGCATTGCGGCCAGCCCCTTCCCGCGAACCCGGGTCCCGCCTGTCCCCACTGTGGAACGAACGTTCCTTCCGCCAACTCGCCCGTGGAGGACGCGGCCGACACCGCCCGCCGCACCGCCGAGGCCGCCGGCCGCGCGGTCCAGAACCTGCTGGAGGACCCTCGCCTGCGTGAGCGCCTTCCAGGAGGCTCGCTGCCCCTGCTCGGCTCGGGGCTGGTCGCCACGGCCGTCCTCCTGCCTGCGCTCCCTGTCATCGGTGGAACCATCGGCCTGCCCTGGTCGGTGGTCATGCTCGCGGGCAGCGTGCTGCTGGGCGCTCGCGAGTGGCGCGCCGCGGGCCGGCCCGTGCCTCCCTTCCTGGAGCGGCTCGCGCAGGTGGCCTCGCATCCCGCCTTCCTGCCCCTCTTCACCGGACTCACGCTCACCTTCGCCTTCCTGGCGCTGGGCCTCGGGCTCGTGCCGGTGCTCTGGCTGGGGGCCGCCGTCGTGCTTGGCTACGTGCAGTGGCGCGTATTCCAGGCGTCCCCCTCGTCGGCTCCCGAGCTGCGGCCACGTCCGGGTGCTGCGCGCTTCAAGCGCTTCGTGCTCGCGGGCGCCGCCGCGTGTGCGGTGTCGCTCCTGTTCTCCTGGGGCTCGGGCGTCGGCGGCTGGGCGTCGCTGGGAGGCTACGGGTATGAAGTCTCTCGCGTGACGGAGATGGACCGGAGCGGCCGTCCCACCGGCTCCTCATGGGACGAGTGGAACTACGGCTGGCGGTCCAACCCCTCCTACACGCCCTACGTGTACCGCACGTCCGGAAGGGCCCGAGCGGGAGCCCCGCTCGCGGTGATGTCGCTGCTGGCGCTCGCGCTGCTGGCCCTGGTGCCCCGGGCGCGCGCAGCGGTGGCGCCGCTGCTGCCTCTCGGCCTCGCCGTGCTCCTCACCGTCTGGGGGCTGCTGGGGCTCTCCGCGCGGCTGGGGCCCTGGCTCTTCCTGCTCGGCGTGCTGGCCATCGACGTCGCGGTGGTGCGCGAGTTCATGCAGACCCGAGGCGCCGGAGGCTCCGGCACTCCGGATGGCACCGGGACACCGGGCGCGGGCCCCGGCCCGGCGGCGCCGTAG
- the panD gene encoding aspartate 1-decarboxylase, producing MRRILFKSKIHRATVTQADLDYEGSVTIDRDLLRAADILPYEKVAVWNVTRGTRLETYALEGPSGSGVICINGAAAHLNQPGDLVILATFAEVEEAELAGWKPTVVFVDGKNRIVPGLHEEIPGPQRRSA from the coding sequence ATGCGCCGCATCCTCTTCAAGTCCAAGATTCACCGCGCCACCGTCACCCAGGCAGACCTGGACTACGAGGGCTCGGTCACCATCGACCGGGACCTGCTGCGCGCCGCCGACATCCTTCCCTACGAGAAGGTGGCGGTGTGGAACGTCACCCGGGGCACCCGCCTGGAGACGTACGCCCTCGAGGGCCCGTCCGGCAGCGGCGTCATCTGCATCAACGGCGCGGCGGCCCACCTCAACCAGCCTGGCGACCTCGTGATTCTGGCCACCTTCGCCGAGGTGGAAGAGGCGGAGCTCGCCGGCTGGAAGCCCACCGTGGTGTTCGTGGACGGAAAGAATCGCATCGTCCCCGGCCTCCACGAAGAGATTCCAGGGCCGCAGCGCCGCTCGGCCTGA
- a CDS encoding EcsC family protein translates to MGFYDSVAERLAFLKMLSPGELKKLGSAKLSDVVLQEVARARVRVAELEKRYPQSAPKDLAQRLIDEKKNLAGMVGGVSGVFGLVALPADLVFMAYLQIILLTDVATLYKVNLKTERARGEMLDLFGYANGLGPLHRAGPKVVGKLGAMLLEKGGMHTLGRAMPLVAAPVTAYFNNQHIQMVGEQAVRFYEGFDKAHAKAKAQRKATGS, encoded by the coding sequence ATGGGCTTCTACGACAGCGTGGCCGAGCGGCTGGCCTTCCTCAAGATGCTGAGCCCGGGGGAGCTGAAGAAGCTCGGCTCGGCGAAGCTGTCGGACGTGGTGCTGCAGGAGGTGGCGCGCGCCCGCGTCCGCGTGGCGGAGCTGGAGAAGCGCTACCCGCAGTCCGCGCCCAAGGATTTGGCCCAGCGGCTCATCGACGAGAAGAAGAACCTCGCCGGCATGGTGGGCGGCGTCAGCGGCGTCTTCGGCCTGGTGGCGCTGCCGGCGGACCTGGTCTTCATGGCCTACCTGCAAATCATCCTGCTCACCGACGTGGCCACCCTCTACAAGGTGAACCTCAAGACGGAGCGCGCCCGCGGGGAGATGCTGGACCTCTTCGGCTACGCCAACGGGCTGGGCCCGCTGCACCGGGCGGGCCCCAAGGTGGTGGGGAAGCTGGGGGCCATGCTGCTGGAGAAGGGCGGCATGCACACGCTGGGTCGCGCCATGCCGCTGGTGGCCGCGCCCGTCACCGCGTACTTCAACAACCAGCACATCCAGATGGTGGGCGAGCAGGCCGTGCGCTTCTACGAAGGCTTCGACAAGGCGCACGCCAAGGCGAAGGCCCAGCGCAAGGCCACCGGGAGCTGA
- a CDS encoding ABC transporter permease: MRRLALTVFRKELKDHLRDRRSVLTAVMFPLLGPVVFLVMFNLLASWYRQDRPLELPVVGRAHAPSLMSFLERYGATLTEAPEDYESRIRAGTLDAVLVVPEDYGKEYSSGRTAEVQLVVDSSRQSARHTILRARRLLEAYARLLGDQRLYARGIAPELAIPVRVEELDLSTPERTAAGVLNMVPLFLVLAAFAGGMQLASDTMAGERERGSLEPLLLNPAPRGAVVAGKWLATVAMAAGAVLLTLVAYLLVVRRVPLEDLGVKARFDAPAALGMAVAVLPLTLAASAVQMWVSTYARSFKEAQTYLSLLMVVPMLPGMVLALSPLQTKPWMFAVPVLGQELLAGEVMRGEALGPLPFLIAAASSLVVSAVALRFTARLLTQERIIFGRG; this comes from the coding sequence ATGAGGCGGCTGGCCCTCACCGTCTTCCGCAAGGAGCTGAAGGACCACCTGCGCGACAGGCGCTCGGTGCTCACCGCGGTGATGTTCCCGCTGCTGGGCCCCGTCGTCTTCCTGGTGATGTTCAACCTGCTGGCCTCCTGGTACCGGCAGGACCGGCCACTGGAGCTGCCGGTGGTGGGGCGCGCCCATGCCCCCAGCCTGATGAGCTTCCTGGAGCGCTACGGGGCGACGCTGACCGAGGCGCCGGAGGACTACGAGTCCCGCATCCGCGCGGGCACGCTGGACGCGGTGCTGGTGGTGCCGGAGGACTACGGGAAGGAGTACTCCTCCGGACGCACCGCCGAGGTGCAGCTGGTGGTGGACAGCTCGCGCCAGTCCGCGCGCCACACCATCCTGCGCGCGCGCCGGCTGCTGGAGGCGTACGCGCGGTTGTTGGGCGACCAGCGCCTCTACGCGCGAGGCATCGCCCCGGAGCTGGCCATTCCCGTGCGCGTGGAGGAGCTGGACCTGTCCACGCCGGAGCGCACGGCGGCGGGCGTGCTGAACATGGTGCCCCTGTTCCTGGTGCTGGCCGCCTTCGCGGGCGGCATGCAGCTGGCCAGCGACACCATGGCGGGCGAGCGCGAGCGCGGCTCGCTGGAGCCGCTGCTGCTCAACCCCGCGCCGCGGGGCGCGGTGGTGGCGGGCAAGTGGCTGGCCACCGTCGCCATGGCGGCGGGCGCGGTGCTGCTGACGCTGGTGGCGTACCTGCTGGTGGTGCGGCGCGTGCCGCTGGAGGACCTGGGCGTGAAGGCCCGCTTCGACGCGCCCGCCGCGCTGGGCATGGCCGTCGCGGTACTGCCCCTGACGCTGGCCGCGTCCGCGGTGCAGATGTGGGTGTCCACCTATGCGCGCTCCTTCAAGGAGGCGCAGACGTACCTGTCGCTCCTCATGGTGGTGCCCATGCTGCCGGGCATGGTGCTGGCGCTGTCGCCGCTGCAGACGAAGCCGTGGATGTTCGCCGTGCCGGTGCTGGGGCAGGAGTTGCTGGCCGGCGAGGTGATGCGCGGGGAGGCGCTGGGGCCGCTGCCCTTCCTCATCGCCGCCGCGTCCAGCCTCGTGGTGTCGGCGGTGGCCCTGCGCTTCACCGCCCGCCTGCTCACCCAGGAGCGCATCATCTTCGGGCGCGGCTGA
- a CDS encoding peptidoglycan-binding protein has protein sequence MARRLGLGDTGPEVQRLQELLTRWGYPLGADGDFGEATRAAVVAFQAQHLDANGEPLVVDGLVGPTTWWSLTHPAPLFFTAPVIDFTRMALPELGGSERGRHALALAIEELKAGAGEEGGPGVGPWIRKYLNGLAPEGSSWCAGFVSWCFWQDPGGPPFPYTVSARKLLGELGQRGWAHLSGERYLPEPGDLVVWARADSDGREDHVGLVHHVAYGILYTVEGGHGPRVQGFSYLLSHMERLLGYAQVPGP, from the coding sequence ATGGCGCGAAGGCTGGGCCTGGGGGACACGGGGCCCGAGGTCCAACGGCTTCAGGAGCTGCTCACGCGGTGGGGTTACCCGCTGGGCGCGGACGGCGACTTCGGGGAGGCCACGCGCGCGGCGGTGGTCGCCTTCCAGGCGCAGCACCTGGATGCCAATGGCGAGCCGCTGGTGGTGGACGGCCTGGTGGGACCCACCACATGGTGGAGCCTGACGCACCCGGCGCCCCTCTTCTTCACGGCTCCCGTCATCGACTTCACCCGGATGGCGCTGCCCGAGCTGGGCGGCAGCGAGCGCGGGCGGCACGCGCTGGCCCTGGCGATTGAGGAGCTGAAGGCGGGCGCGGGCGAGGAGGGCGGCCCCGGCGTGGGCCCGTGGATTCGCAAGTACCTGAACGGCCTGGCGCCCGAGGGCAGCTCGTGGTGCGCGGGCTTCGTGAGCTGGTGCTTCTGGCAGGACCCGGGTGGCCCGCCCTTTCCCTATACCGTCAGCGCGCGGAAGCTCCTGGGCGAGCTGGGCCAGCGGGGTTGGGCGCACCTGTCCGGGGAGCGCTACCTGCCGGAGCCTGGGGACCTCGTCGTCTGGGCCCGCGCGGACTCGGACGGCCGCGAGGACCACGTGGGGCTGGTGCACCACGTGGCCTACGGAATCCTCTACACGGTGGAGGGCGGCCACGGCCCGCGCGTGCAAGGCTTCAGCTACCTGCTCAGCCACATGGAGCGGCTGCTGGGCTACGCGCAGGTGCCCGGGCCCTGA